A DNA window from Bos mutus isolate GX-2022 chromosome 11, NWIPB_WYAK_1.1, whole genome shotgun sequence contains the following coding sequences:
- the LOC102266161 gene encoding large ribosomal subunit protein eL21-like, which translates to MTNTKGKRRGTRYMFSRTFRKHGVVPLATYMRIYKKGDIVGIKGMVTVQKGMPHKCYHGKTGRVYNVTQHAVGIIVNKQVKGKILAKRINVRIKHIKHSKSRDSFLKRVKENDQKKKEAKEKGTWVKLKRQPVPPREAHFVRTNGKEPELLEPIPYEFMA; encoded by the coding sequence ATGACCAACACAAAGGGAAAGAGGCGGGGCACCCGCTACATGTTCTCCAGGACTTTCAGAAAACATGGAGTTGTTCCCTTGGCCACATACATGCGAATCTACAAGAAGGGTGATATTGTAGGTATCAAGGGAATGGTTACTGTTCAAAAAGGAATGCCCCACAAGTGTTACCATGGCAAAACTGGGAGAGTCTACAATGTCACCCAGCATGCTGTTGGCATCATTGTAAACAAACAAGTTAAGGGCaagattcttgccaagagaattaaTGTGCGTATCAAGCATATTAAGCACTCTAAGAGCCGAGATAGCTTCCTGAAACGTGTGAAGGaaaatgatcagaaaaagaaggaagccaaAGAGAAAGGGACTTGGGTTAAGCTGAAGCGCCAGCCTGTTCCACCCAGAGAAGCACACTTTGTGAGGACCAATGGAAAGGAACCCGAACTGTTGGAGCCCATTCCCTATGAATTCATGGCCTGA